In Blastopirellula sp. J2-11, a single genomic region encodes these proteins:
- a CDS encoding protein arginine kinase, which produces MNVDLNELTGRAGEWMKGAGPQSDIVISSRIRLARNIAEFPFIRRCTTPDRAAIDKAVRDRLAEVPQLTDLAYMRVDELSDVDRHFLAERQLISRELVEAEGARSVAIDPNERLSLMINEEDHLRIQVMKSGFDLVAAWEQINEVDDLLESKLTYAFHDKLGYLTACPTNVGTGMRVSVMLHLPALVITQQIEKVFRSLQKINLAVRGLYGEGSQAMGDFYQISNQITLGRSEIELRDQVHDVVPMIIDYERRARDFLLKQNQQDLHDKISRAYGILRTAQTISSEETMHLLSSVRMGVNLGLIDDLLIADINKLFVDTQPAHLQKLRGGPLDTAGRNSERALYLRRYLSQKEKDGADQN; this is translated from the coding sequence ATGAATGTGGACCTTAACGAATTGACAGGACGAGCCGGCGAATGGATGAAGGGTGCAGGCCCGCAGTCCGACATCGTCATTAGCAGCCGAATTCGTTTGGCCCGCAATATCGCCGAGTTTCCCTTCATCCGTCGCTGCACGACGCCCGACCGCGCCGCGATCGACAAAGCGGTGCGCGATCGCTTGGCCGAAGTACCGCAGTTGACCGATCTGGCCTACATGCGCGTCGACGAACTTTCGGACGTCGATCGACACTTTCTGGCCGAGCGCCAATTGATCAGCCGCGAACTGGTCGAAGCCGAAGGCGCCCGTAGCGTCGCGATCGATCCCAACGAACGCTTGAGCCTGATGATCAATGAAGAAGATCATCTGCGCATCCAAGTCATGAAAAGCGGGTTCGATCTGGTCGCCGCATGGGAACAAATCAACGAAGTTGACGATCTGCTCGAAAGTAAGCTGACCTACGCGTTCCATGACAAGTTGGGCTATTTGACTGCTTGTCCCACCAACGTCGGCACCGGCATGCGCGTGAGCGTGATGCTGCATCTGCCGGCGCTGGTCATTACGCAGCAGATCGAAAAAGTCTTCCGCAGCTTGCAGAAAATCAACTTGGCGGTTCGCGGGTTGTACGGCGAAGGCTCGCAGGCAATGGGCGACTTCTACCAGATCAGCAATCAAATCACGCTCGGCCGCAGCGAAATCGAACTGCGCGATCAGGTGCACGACGTCGTTCCGATGATCATCGACTACGAACGCCGCGCCCGCGACTTTCTGCTGAAACAAAACCAGCAAGACCTGCACGACAAGATCAGCCGCGCCTATGGCATTTTGCGCACCGCCCAAACGATCAGCAGCGAAGAGACGATGCACTTGCTATCGAGCGTCCGTATGGGAGTCAACTTGGGCTTGATCGACGACCTGCTGATCGCCGACATCAACAAGCTGTTTGTCGACACCCAACCGGCACATCTGCAAAAGCTGCGCGGCGGGCCGTTGGACACGGCGGGCCGTAACTCAGAACGGGCCCTCTATCTGCGGCGTTACTTGTCGCAAAAAGAAAAGGATGGCGCCGATCAAAACTAG
- a CDS encoding tetratricopeptide repeat protein gives MMPPASNRILSLLTCAAWLTLHLIAHGAELTSAESLYYAGKYAEAIAELEQVEQPDAITAWLKAKSQIAIGQSAAATKTLTTAIEQKPTAKLYAQLARIQFDQGHWDDATASCKKALALDERQPVARWTVAQLHRERGELEEAGAAYEWFVDDFNENDISDDPDQLYYAGLGAAEFARWTQNSQQFSYLVNTLFPTILKRSPQYWPARLAVAELFAEKFNMGSARSEWTKALEINSSSAELFTLKSQMDVASYNVDLAIAAADQALAIRSDYVPALEAKAKAYLADFRPLAAIEVLTKAREINDQRQATAGLLAAAYLAADGPALETNEGSSTRYGELIETQSLSNPHCGEFFASLGEGCELLRKYPYAASFYRAATERMPQLVRPHAELGMVLMRMGEEREARTVLEAAFQADPFHVRVKNTLEVLDVLANYETLETEHFLIRYDPEKDKLLAEYAARHLEDNVYASICQALDYEPAGKTLIEFFNQAKNTSGHGWFSARMVGLPYIGTVGACAGKMIALASPSSMPEKYNWGNVLRHEFVHVVNLQQTDFNIPHWFTEAMAVTYETDVQPPDWKRLLAKRIAASDLFDLNSINYGFIRPRDGDDWTMAYCQAFHYAVYLKQRFGDDALTKMLDGYAKSLTTDQILEQIFQTPQADFERGYRDYLVTVVRDVEIQASDTDKSFAQLLRDARDQPEDADVQADAAYAYLQRKSNTSARKYAEKAIEIDPSHPLGLYVMARLFLSIGDAQETLKLLEQATGERFDRRPVALLAGLRLKQKDYKSAIELYERGAKAEPASEEWTEALVRVHLLQKDDDALLKLLPILAAQKHHDVAIRKKLATLLAARNDWRGAARWSEEAFQIDVADAQAHEINGRAEQELGHPLAAARELAVAFRLSPDRVDWGITAAEALIAVSDEAAAREILEAVLKHSPSSAAAQQLLEQIKS, from the coding sequence ATGATGCCGCCCGCAAGCAATCGCATTCTCTCGCTCTTGACGTGCGCCGCCTGGCTGACGCTGCATTTAATCGCCCACGGGGCCGAGTTGACTTCGGCCGAGTCTCTCTATTACGCCGGCAAATACGCCGAGGCGATCGCCGAACTGGAGCAAGTCGAGCAGCCCGACGCGATCACCGCGTGGCTAAAAGCCAAATCGCAAATCGCGATCGGCCAATCGGCCGCAGCGACAAAAACATTAACCACGGCGATCGAGCAAAAGCCGACCGCCAAGCTGTACGCGCAATTGGCCCGCATTCAGTTTGACCAGGGTCACTGGGACGACGCGACCGCGAGTTGCAAAAAAGCGTTGGCGCTGGACGAGCGGCAACCGGTCGCTCGCTGGACTGTCGCTCAATTGCATCGTGAGCGGGGTGAGTTAGAAGAAGCAGGCGCCGCCTACGAGTGGTTTGTCGACGACTTCAATGAGAACGACATTTCGGACGACCCTGACCAGTTATATTACGCCGGACTCGGCGCGGCGGAGTTCGCCCGTTGGACGCAAAACAGTCAGCAGTTCAGCTATCTCGTCAACACGCTCTTTCCGACGATCCTCAAACGCTCGCCCCAGTATTGGCCCGCCCGACTCGCGGTGGCGGAACTGTTCGCCGAAAAGTTCAACATGGGCTCAGCGCGGAGCGAGTGGACCAAAGCGCTGGAAATCAATTCTAGTTCGGCCGAACTCTTCACGCTGAAGTCGCAAATGGACGTGGCCAGCTACAACGTCGACCTGGCGATCGCCGCCGCCGATCAGGCATTGGCGATCCGCAGCGATTACGTCCCGGCGTTGGAAGCGAAAGCGAAAGCGTACCTGGCCGACTTTCGCCCGCTGGCAGCGATCGAAGTTCTGACCAAAGCGCGCGAGATCAACGACCAGCGCCAAGCGACCGCCGGCTTGTTAGCGGCCGCTTATCTGGCGGCCGACGGACCGGCGCTCGAAACCAACGAAGGAAGTTCGACCCGCTACGGAGAGTTGATCGAAACGCAGTCTCTCTCCAATCCCCATTGCGGCGAGTTTTTCGCCTCTTTGGGAGAAGGCTGCGAACTGCTTCGCAAGTATCCTTACGCCGCCAGCTTCTATCGCGCGGCGACCGAGCGGATGCCGCAACTTGTTCGTCCGCATGCCGAGCTGGGCATGGTGCTGATGCGGATGGGAGAAGAGCGGGAAGCGCGTACTGTTTTAGAAGCGGCGTTTCAGGCCGACCCCTTTCATGTCCGTGTGAAGAACACGCTAGAAGTGCTGGACGTGCTGGCCAACTACGAAACGCTGGAGACCGAGCATTTCCTCATTCGCTACGACCCCGAAAAAGACAAGCTGTTGGCCGAGTACGCCGCGCGGCATCTGGAAGACAACGTCTACGCGTCGATCTGCCAAGCCCTGGATTACGAACCGGCCGGCAAAACGCTGATCGAGTTTTTTAACCAAGCGAAAAACACCAGCGGGCACGGTTGGTTCAGCGCTCGCATGGTCGGTTTGCCGTATATCGGCACGGTTGGCGCCTGCGCCGGCAAAATGATCGCGCTCGCTTCACCGTCGTCGATGCCGGAAAAATACAACTGGGGCAATGTGCTGCGTCACGAATTTGTCCATGTCGTCAATTTACAACAGACCGATTTCAACATTCCGCACTGGTTTACGGAAGCGATGGCCGTCACTTACGAGACTGACGTGCAGCCGCCCGATTGGAAACGACTGCTGGCGAAACGAATTGCGGCCAGCGATTTGTTTGATCTGAACTCGATCAACTATGGCTTCATTCGCCCGCGTGACGGCGACGACTGGACCATGGCCTACTGCCAGGCGTTTCACTACGCCGTTTATTTGAAACAGCGATTTGGTGACGACGCACTGACCAAAATGCTCGACGGTTACGCCAAGTCGCTGACAACCGATCAGATCTTGGAGCAAATCTTTCAGACGCCGCAAGCCGATTTTGAACGAGGCTATCGTGACTACCTGGTGACAGTCGTCCGCGATGTTGAAATCCAAGCCAGCGATACCGACAAGAGTTTCGCCCAGTTGCTTCGTGACGCGCGCGATCAGCCGGAAGACGCCGACGTCCAGGCCGACGCCGCCTACGCTTACTTGCAACGCAAGTCGAACACTAGCGCACGCAAGTATGCGGAAAAAGCGATTGAGATCGATCCGAGCCATCCGCTCGGCTTGTATGTAATGGCGCGGCTCTTTCTCTCGATCGGCGACGCCCAAGAGACGCTGAAATTGCTGGAGCAAGCGACCGGCGAGCGATTTGATCGTCGTCCGGTGGCGCTGTTGGCCGGCTTACGATTGAAACAAAAGGATTACAAGTCGGCGATTGAGTTGTATGAGCGCGGCGCCAAAGCGGAGCCGGCGAGCGAAGAATGGACCGAAGCGCTGGTCCGCGTCCATCTGCTGCAAAAAGATGACGATGCGCTGCTGAAGCTGCTGCCGATTTTGGCCGCGCAAAAACATCACGACGTCGCGATTCGCAAAAAACTGGCGACGCTGTTAGCGGCTCGTAATGATTGGCGCGGCGCGGCGCGCTGGTCGGAAGAAGCGTTTCAAATTGATGTGGCCGACGCTCAGGCCCACGAGATCAACGGTCGCGCCGAGCAAGAGCTTGGTCACCCGCTTGCGGCGGCCCGTGAACTAGCGGTCGCTTTTCGCTTATCACCCGATCGAGTAGATTGGGGAATCACAGCGGCCGAAGCGCTGATCGCCGTCAGTGATGAAGCGGCCGCACGTGAAATTTTGGAAGCAGTCCTGAAACATTCTCCGTCCTCCGCGGCGGCTCAACAGTTGTTAGAGCAAATCAAATCGTGA
- a CDS encoding UvrB/UvrC motif-containing protein produces the protein MKCQQCEKPATFHITELTGEQPQEIHLCEGCAQKYLMQTPGTGMPGKASLAGMLAQQLKVADTAKELEKLDEKCCPICGISFYEFRNQGRLGCPHDYVFFASELEPLIVNIHGDLLHKGKHPLTHKRSTESQTKLIQLRREMNEAIRLEQYERASELRDTIRNLEEGEEQAEDDHSV, from the coding sequence ATGAAGTGCCAGCAATGCGAAAAACCGGCGACGTTCCATATCACGGAACTCACCGGCGAACAGCCGCAAGAGATTCATCTCTGCGAGGGTTGTGCGCAAAAATACCTGATGCAGACTCCGGGGACCGGCATGCCTGGCAAAGCGTCGCTGGCCGGAATGCTGGCCCAGCAGTTGAAAGTCGCCGACACGGCGAAAGAACTAGAAAAGCTGGACGAAAAATGTTGTCCGATTTGCGGCATTAGCTTCTATGAGTTCCGCAATCAGGGACGACTTGGCTGTCCGCATGACTACGTCTTTTTCGCCAGCGAACTGGAGCCGTTGATCGTCAACATTCATGGCGATCTGCTCCACAAGGGGAAACATCCCCTGACGCACAAGCGCAGCACCGAGAGCCAAACGAAACTGATACAATTGCGGCGTGAGATGAACGAAGCGATCCGTCTCGAACAATACGAGCGCGCTTCCGAACTGCGCGATACGATTCGCAACTTAGAAGAAGGCGAAGAGCAAGCCGAAGACGATCATAGCGTCTAA
- a CDS encoding mechanosensitive ion channel family protein — MFYNLLLAQVENPGENPAGDNAAAIDVSEKATQTLTDMQNWGNSAVVFLQDQGPEWVLRIVTAILILFIGRLVALWASGFLKRLMNRGGVDQTLSLFLSNIAYGFFLTLVIVAVLDRLGIDTTSVAAVLAAAGLAVGLALQNSLANFAAGVMIIFFRPFSAGDFVEAGGVSGIVDAVQIFHTQMKTPDNKMIIVPNGNITSGNIINYSRNATRRVDLTVGCGYDDDLREVKKYLIALLESDERILQDPAPEVRVTELASSSVNFIVRGWVKKEDWWAVTCDLTEQVKLGFDERGFSIPYPQSDVHMHQVAPSA, encoded by the coding sequence ATGTTCTACAACCTGCTGCTGGCCCAAGTAGAAAATCCGGGTGAGAACCCCGCCGGTGACAACGCCGCTGCAATCGATGTCAGCGAAAAGGCGACGCAAACGCTGACCGATATGCAAAACTGGGGAAACTCGGCGGTCGTCTTTTTGCAAGATCAAGGTCCCGAATGGGTCTTGCGAATTGTCACGGCGATTCTGATTTTGTTTATTGGACGCTTGGTCGCTTTGTGGGCGAGCGGATTCTTAAAGCGGCTGATGAATCGAGGAGGCGTTGATCAGACGCTCTCCCTGTTTCTCTCGAACATCGCATATGGCTTTTTTCTGACGTTGGTCATCGTCGCCGTGCTCGATCGCTTGGGGATCGATACCACCAGCGTCGCGGCCGTGTTGGCGGCTGCTGGTCTGGCGGTTGGCTTGGCGCTGCAAAACTCGTTGGCGAACTTCGCCGCCGGGGTGATGATCATTTTCTTTCGCCCCTTCTCGGCCGGCGATTTTGTAGAAGCCGGGGGAGTGTCGGGCATCGTTGACGCGGTCCAGATTTTCCACACGCAGATGAAGACGCCGGACAACAAGATGATCATCGTCCCCAACGGCAACATCACCAGCGGCAATATCATCAACTACTCACGCAACGCGACCCGCCGCGTCGATCTGACGGTTGGTTGCGGCTATGACGACGATCTACGCGAGGTAAAGAAGTATTTGATCGCCTTGTTGGAAAGCGACGAACGAATCCTCCAAGATCCAGCGCCGGAAGTTCGCGTGACCGAACTCGCTTCGAGCAGCGTTAACTTTATCGTTCGCGGTTGGGTCAAGAAGGAAGACTGGTGGGCCGTTACCTGCGATCTGACCGAACAGGTCAAGTTAGGCTTCGACGAACGTGGGTTCTCGATTCCGTATCCGCAGAGTGACGTGCATATGCATCAGGTGGCGCCGTCGGCGTAA
- a CDS encoding Rieske (2Fe-2S) protein — translation MADFVTVAKVGDIPLGQGQAFNVSGRMAAVFHLADGTYQAIDDFCPHMGASLAGGYVEDGVVMCPWHAWGFQLCDGAWLDNPKVKVDCFDVRVEGDEIQVRVNAKE, via the coding sequence ATGGCAGATTTTGTGACCGTCGCGAAAGTTGGCGATATTCCCCTTGGACAAGGCCAGGCGTTTAACGTCAGCGGACGCATGGCGGCCGTATTTCATCTGGCCGATGGGACGTATCAGGCGATCGACGATTTTTGTCCACACATGGGCGCTTCGTTGGCCGGCGGCTATGTCGAAGATGGCGTGGTGATGTGCCCCTGGCATGCGTGGGGGTTCCAGCTTTGCGACGGCGCGTGGCTCGATAACCCGAAGGTGAAGGTCGATTGTTTCGACGTTCGCGTCGAAGGGGATGAAATTCAGGTGCGGGTTAACGCCAAAGAATAA
- a CDS encoding neutral/alkaline non-lysosomal ceramidase N-terminal domain-containing protein: MPRFSNAPLLLLAGCLVISSCITGFAAEEAKPVFRAGAVTSNITPPLGQKIVGGWQPIPATHIHDELHARCIVLDDGQTKLAIVVCDNVGIPREVFDAAKEQITKETGIPASHQLMSATHTHSATTARGPFYILPNAAPTDYQSFLAGRIADGVRRAINQLEPAQIGWGAIDEPSEVFNRRWYVKDAGLLTNPFGGMDRVRMNPPRGSAALDRPAGPTDPEISFISIQSKAGRPIALLANYSLHYVGGVPSGDVSADYFGYFAKFIEKKLNATDQTPAFVGILSNGTSGDVNNINFSEKNGKRYGRYEKMQEVAEKVAAKVQEAHEKLEFQDYVTLDAAASELPLKVRKPTPEMIEHFQEVRARAKAGGKQEHRRELIYADRIDRLQESPAELMIPLQALRIGDLAITAIPFETFTETGLELKARTPLAKSFTIELANGSFGYLPTPEQHRLGGYETWMGTSSVEIDATTKIVAELLKLEQSLTPAAGE, encoded by the coding sequence ATGCCACGCTTTTCAAACGCTCCGCTACTCTTACTTGCAGGATGTCTCGTAATATCATCTTGTATTACCGGTTTTGCCGCGGAGGAAGCCAAGCCGGTCTTCCGAGCCGGCGCGGTGACCAGCAATATCACGCCTCCTTTGGGGCAAAAGATTGTCGGAGGTTGGCAACCGATCCCAGCGACCCATATTCATGACGAATTGCACGCGCGTTGCATCGTGCTGGATGACGGTCAGACCAAGCTGGCGATTGTGGTCTGCGACAACGTTGGCATTCCTCGTGAAGTCTTTGACGCCGCGAAAGAGCAAATCACGAAAGAGACCGGGATCCCTGCGAGTCATCAATTGATGTCGGCGACCCATACGCATTCGGCGACGACGGCGCGCGGCCCGTTCTATATCTTGCCGAACGCAGCGCCGACCGACTATCAATCGTTTTTGGCGGGTCGCATCGCCGACGGAGTTCGCCGCGCGATCAATCAATTGGAGCCGGCCCAAATTGGCTGGGGCGCAATTGACGAACCGTCCGAAGTTTTCAACCGGCGCTGGTATGTCAAAGACGCCGGTCTGCTGACCAATCCGTTTGGCGGCATGGATCGCGTCCGCATGAATCCCCCCCGAGGAAGCGCCGCACTTGATCGCCCGGCTGGCCCCACCGATCCAGAAATCAGCTTCATCTCGATCCAAAGCAAAGCGGGGCGCCCAATCGCGCTATTGGCGAACTATTCGCTGCACTATGTGGGCGGCGTTCCGTCTGGAGATGTCTCGGCCGACTACTTTGGCTATTTCGCCAAGTTCATCGAGAAGAAGCTGAACGCAACGGACCAGACGCCAGCCTTCGTCGGCATCTTGTCGAACGGCACCAGCGGCGACGTGAACAACATCAATTTCTCCGAGAAAAACGGCAAACGTTACGGGCGGTACGAAAAAATGCAGGAAGTGGCCGAGAAGGTCGCAGCCAAGGTCCAGGAAGCGCACGAGAAGCTGGAGTTTCAGGACTATGTCACGCTCGACGCGGCCGCGAGCGAATTGCCGTTGAAGGTGCGCAAGCCGACCCCGGAGATGATCGAACATTTCCAGGAAGTTCGCGCCCGCGCCAAAGCAGGCGGCAAGCAAGAGCATCGTCGTGAGCTGATCTACGCCGATCGAATCGATCGTTTGCAAGAATCGCCCGCAGAGCTCATGATCCCGCTGCAAGCGCTGCGAATTGGCGATCTCGCGATTACCGCGATTCCGTTTGAAACGTTCACCGAAACAGGTCTCGAACTGAAAGCACGCACGCCGCTGGCCAAGTCGTTCACCATCGAACTGGCCAACGGTTCTTTCGGCTATCTGCCGACGCCGGAACAGCATCGTCTAGGCGGATACGAAACTTGGATGGGGACCAGTTCGGTCGAGATTGACGCGACGACGAAGATCGTGGCCGAACTACTGAAGCTGGAGCAATCGTTAACGCCAGCGGCAGGCGAATAG
- the trpE gene encoding anthranilate synthase component I translates to MPHAPDFAQFSKLAADHDMVPVFRRLISDSLTPVSAFHKLDDGRPACLFESVIGGEKIGRYSFLGFEPDYHLAATRSEVTVTTGDKIEKFTCENPLEELRRRLADVRVAHLDGLPPFTGGAIGYAGYDVIRYVENLPNAPEDDRGLPDLSFGFYHQLVVFDNVAKTVDVIVLARCDAKEEAGLKKTWETACREVDRIVVKLATFDAQLLPTDIDTGGAVTLKYESNFTQDEFENAVRGCVEYIRAGDIFQVVISQRLQTAISCDPFEIYRTLRIVNPSPFMFFLRTAETTLVGSSPEIMVRVVDGHVTVRPLAGTRPRGKNEEEDNALAEELLADPKERAEHVMLVDLGRNDVGRVAQYRSVEISDVMVIERYSHVMHITSNVTGQLRDDCDAFDALAACLPAGTVSGAPKVRAMEIIDQFETRRRGPYAGAVGYIDYSGNMDTCIALRTIVIQDGVAYVQAGAGMVVDSDPSSEYQETLNKARGLLKAIEITQRRAGK, encoded by the coding sequence ATGCCGCACGCACCTGACTTCGCCCAATTTTCCAAACTGGCCGCTGACCATGATATGGTCCCTGTTTTTCGGCGGCTGATCAGCGACTCGCTGACTCCAGTTTCGGCGTTTCACAAGCTCGACGATGGGCGCCCGGCCTGTTTGTTCGAGAGCGTGATCGGCGGTGAAAAGATCGGCCGCTACAGTTTTCTCGGGTTTGAGCCTGACTATCATCTGGCTGCGACACGTAGTGAAGTCACCGTCACGACCGGCGACAAAATCGAAAAATTTACGTGCGAGAACCCGCTAGAAGAGCTGCGCCGCCGCCTGGCGGATGTGCGCGTCGCCCACCTGGATGGGTTGCCTCCGTTTACCGGCGGAGCGATCGGATACGCCGGCTACGACGTGATTCGCTATGTCGAAAATCTCCCCAACGCCCCTGAAGATGATCGCGGGCTGCCTGATCTCTCGTTCGGCTTTTATCACCAACTGGTCGTATTTGACAACGTCGCCAAAACGGTCGACGTGATCGTGCTAGCCCGCTGCGACGCCAAAGAGGAAGCGGGGCTGAAAAAAACATGGGAAACGGCCTGCCGCGAAGTCGACCGCATCGTCGTCAAATTGGCCACGTTTGACGCGCAGCTGCTGCCGACCGATATCGACACCGGCGGCGCAGTGACGCTGAAGTATGAGTCAAACTTTACTCAAGACGAATTTGAAAACGCGGTTCGCGGCTGCGTCGAGTACATCCGCGCCGGCGATATCTTCCAGGTTGTGATCAGTCAACGCTTGCAAACAGCGATCAGCTGCGATCCATTCGAGATTTATCGAACGCTAAGAATCGTGAACCCGAGCCCGTTCATGTTCTTTCTACGGACCGCCGAGACGACGCTGGTCGGCAGCTCGCCGGAGATCATGGTTCGCGTCGTCGACGGACACGTCACGGTCCGACCGTTGGCGGGCACGCGTCCCCGCGGCAAGAACGAAGAAGAAGATAACGCGCTGGCCGAAGAACTGCTGGCCGATCCCAAAGAACGAGCCGAGCATGTCATGCTGGTCGATCTGGGCCGCAATGACGTGGGCCGCGTCGCCCAGTATCGCAGCGTCGAGATCTCGGACGTGATGGTGATCGAACGCTATAGCCATGTGATGCACATCACCTCGAATGTCACGGGACAATTACGCGACGATTGCGACGCGTTCGACGCGCTGGCCGCTTGTTTGCCGGCCGGCACGGTCTCGGGCGCTCCCAAAGTTCGCGCGATGGAAATCATCGATCAGTTCGAAACCCGCCGTCGCGGTCCCTATGCCGGCGCCGTCGGCTACATCGACTACAGCGGCAACATGGACACCTGCATCGCGCTGCGAACGATCGTCATTCAAGACGGCGTCGCCTACGTTCAAGCCGGCGCCGGCATGGTCGTCGACAGCGACCCAAGCAGCGAATATCAAGAGACGCTGAATAAAGCGCGGGGATTGCTGAAAGCGATTGAGATTACGCAGCGGCGAGCGGGGAAGTGA